From a region of the Macrobrachium rosenbergii isolate ZJJX-2024 chromosome 24, ASM4041242v1, whole genome shotgun sequence genome:
- the LOC136851966 gene encoding uncharacterized protein, with product MERNSMLYENVPDRRTDELLGILKTLDGSAIFCDSVLCRRASRVVCAANQIRMAAPERSIRHGKALRIPIIVGGENFSLRREEFSFVNTNCLFYIIDSRPQKPGMEVKLLPNRHSSDRLSRRFVPESARDDSVPTEGGCPCEEFVRLVGKNSKYATVLVVVLGCALLTVTVAFVIVIVHWSSAGQSVRDEGALENVIKINDTRDDATERGERNLTETTKVEKQGPDIQPTAPSLRQLYEKQQSELALPKLACGLTYASKLVAEIFEQNDDLINWMDLTQQVALAKCPSEAYCPALHECAPNRFVRKTVAVRIISNDSDVDEQLFASWEIEEAASCSCQPVSFVEYVTEDDVSDDVFEWENRSRRDVSLQDHNVTNSLRLSYLCLVLLLVVLVVLC from the exons atggagagaaactcCATGCTGTACGAAAACGTCCCCGACAGACGAACAGACGAACTGCTTGGAATTTTGAAGACGTTAGACGGCAGCGCTATCTTCTGTGATTCCGTTTTGTGTCGGCGCGCAAGCAGAGTGGTCTGCGCGGCAAACCAGATCAGAATGGCCGCCCCCGAAAGGTCAATCAGGCACGGCAAGGCCCTGCGAATTCCGATCATCGTCGGGGGCGAAAACTTTTCTCTCAGGCGGGAGGAATTCTCGTTCGTCAATACCAATTGCCTCTTCTACATCATCGACTCGAGGCCGCAAAAGCCTGGGATGGAGGTGAAACTGTTGCCCAATCGACATTCGTCTGACAGATTAAGCAGAAGGTTCGTGCCAGAAAGTGCCAGAGACGACAGTGTGCCAACAGAGGGGGGCTGCCCGTGTGAGGAGTTCGTGAGACTGGTGGGAAAGAATTCGAAGTATGCCACCGTCTTGGTCGTGGTGCTTGGCTGTGCACTGCTGACGGTGACAGTTGCCTTCGTCATAGTCATAGTGCATTGGTCGTCAGCTGGGCAAAGCGTAAGAGACGAAGGCGCCCTCGAGAACGTCATTAAAATCAACGACACTCGCGACGACGCGACAGAACGCGGCGAACGCAACTTGACAGAAACCACCAAAGTGGAAAAACAAGGTCCCGATATACAACCGACAGCGCCGTCGTTGCGGCAATTATACGAGAAACAGCAGAGCGAACTGGCTTTACCGAAATTAGCCTGTGGCCTCACGTACGCCAGCAAATTAGTGGCCGAAATATTCGAGCAAAACGATGACTTAATCAACTGGATGGACCTGACTCAACAGGTAGCCTTGGCAAAGTGTCCCAGCGAAGCCTATTGCCCGGCTCTCCACGAATGCGCTCCGAATCGATTCGTCCGGAAGACTGTGGCCGTTCGTATCATTTCCAACGATTCGGATGTCGATGAGCAGCTGTTCGCATCTTGGGAGATAGAAGAAGCTGCGTCCTGCTCGTGTCAGCCCGTCAGCTTCGTGGAGTATGTGACagaag ATGACGTCAGCGACGACGTATTCGAGTGGGAAAACAGAAGTAGGAGAGACGTCAGCCTTCAGGATCACAACGTCACAAATAGCCTCAGACTTTCTTACCTCTGCTTGGTTCTCCTTCTGGTGGTGCTCGTTGTGTTGTGCTGA
- the LOC136851965 gene encoding SREBP regulating gene protein, with protein sequence MITAKIMRILRNKVLLTILILLGVAYCGLSLWSENSSAVNDAEGEVAGRAEFRWGPEAGNGTGTDKVTTCRNSVQGKVLLADDQGYVCHRVDRLSTGCCNTAVDTTHRYVCDTCSVHGCCAIYEYCVSCCLHPDKKALLKKVLGQISDNSPLYASVSDHFELCLVKCRTSSQSVQHETLYIDPRAKHCYGEGPPSLNNNET encoded by the exons ATGATAACCGCGAAGATAATGCGAATTTTAAGAAATAAGGTCCTCCTCACGATCCTCATCCTCCTGGGAGTGGCCTATTGCGGACTGTCCCTTTGGTCTGAG AATTCTAGTGCAGTAAATGATGCTGAAGGCGAAGTTGCTGGGAGAGCAGAGTTTCGATGGGGTCCGGAAGCAGGAAATGGCACAGGAACTGATAAAGTGACCACATGCAGAAATTCAGTCCAAGGGAAGGTTCTGCTAGCAGATGACCAAG GATACGTGTGTCATAGGGTTGACCGCCTGAGCACAGGATGTTGCAACACTGCCGTTGACACAACTCATCGATATGTTTGCGATACCTGCAGTGTCCATGGTTGCTGTGCTATTTATGAGTACTGTGTATCGTGCTGCCTGCACCCGGATAAA aaagcttTGCTGAAGAAGGTTTTAGGACAAATCAGCGATAATAGTCCTCTATATGCTTCAGTATCGGATCATTTTGAATTGTGTTTGGTAAAGTGTCGCACATCCAGCCAGTCGGTGCAACATGAAACGCTGTATATAGACCCTAGAGCTAAGCATTGTTATGGGGAAGGACCTCcatctcttaataataatgaaacatga